The Mercurialis annua linkage group LG8, ddMerAnnu1.2, whole genome shotgun sequence genome window below encodes:
- the LOC126660808 gene encoding uncharacterized protein LOC126660808 has translation MSFQHKNFWMPRDSGGLDGETGYEGSTRIEPKRSNQWFMDSSGAELYSNKKQAVESLGSRPVFETSHMNVSPWQNASNFQSLSGQFNDRLFGSEAVRAVNMVDRNIPSTAGGNMTMDMGRKYFNNQYDKNSSISLSMSHSMDDPSGGINFGGIRKLRVNQVGDSSNDISASLEHAYSRVYNSRITMGAGYNKDDTSSITLGQTYNQSDKNDISVGPNFSKRNDNFISMGRTFDKEDGNFISAHRTYSNRDDHVLSMGQPFNKGGASFITMRSPFEKEDNNVSSMTSSFSKGFEDFIAMSTCTPYDRTNENFISMGPTYSKGDETVVSIGPNYDKADSRVGSNILSIGNDYSKGENNTISFGSFHGEPEANPSGSIISRYGLLISNQNSTQTLKVPSERDLVVQSNANPIENNVPKSNSKSDAAPKNKSSKKVTPNNFPSNVKSLLSTGMLDGVPVKYVSWSREKTLKGSIKGSTYLCGCQDCNFTKALNAYEFERHANCKTKHPNNHIYFENGKTVYSVVQELKNTQQEMLFDAIQIVTGTPINQKNFRTWKASYQAATHELQRIYGKDEIVRQS, from the exons ATG TCTTTTCAGCATAAAAACTTTTGGATGCCAAGAGATTCTGGAGGTCTTGATGGAGAGACAGGTTATGAAGGTAGCACAAGAATTGAACCAAAGCGTAGTAATCAATGGTTTATGGATTCCTCTGGAGCAGAATTGTACAGCAACAAAAAGCAAGCAGTTGAATCTCTTGGTAGCAGGCCAGTATTCGAAACTTCTCACATGAATGTTTCTCCATGGCAAAATGCTTCCAATTTTCAGTCACTTTCAGGGCAATTCAATGACCGCCTATTTGGATCTGAGGCTGTTCGTGCTGTCAATATGGTGGATAGAAATATTCCTTCTACTGCTGGTGGAAATATGACCATGGATATGGGAagaaaatatttcaataatCAATATGACAAAAATTCCTCTATTAGTCTGTCTATGTCCCATTCCATGGATGATCCCTCAGGTGGTATTAATTTTGGTGGAATCCGGAAACTTAGAGTCAATCAAGTTGGGGATTCCAGCAATGACATTTCCGCATCTTTGGAGCATGCTTATAGTCGAGTATATAATAGTAGAATTACAATGGGCGCTGGCTATAATAAGGATGACACCAGTTCTATAACTTTGGGTCAAACTTATAATCAAAGTGACAAGAATGACATTTCAGTTGGCCCCAACTTCAGTAAACGAAATGACAATTTCATTTCAATGGGACGCACCTTTGACAAGGAAGACGGAAATTTTATATCAGCACATCGCACTTATAGCAATAGAGATGACCATGTCTTATCAATGGGTCAACCTTTTAATAAGGGGGGTGCCAGTTTTATAACTATGAGATCGCCATTTGAAAAGGAAGACAACAATGTCTCATCGATGACATCTTCATTTAGCAAGGGATTTGAAGATTTTATTGCGATGAGTACCTGTACCCCCTATGACAGAACAAATGAGAATTTCATTTCTATGGGTCCCACCTATAGCAAGGGTGATGAAACTGTCGTATCAATCGGCCCTAACTATGACAAGGCTGATTCCAGAGTGGGTTCTAATATTTTATCTATCGGTAACGATTATAGCAAAGGTGAGAACAATACCATATCCTTTGGAAGCTTTCATGGTGAACCTGAGGCAAATCCCTCTGGCAGTATTATCAGTCGCTATGGTCTGTTAATCAGTAACCAGAACTCAACTCAAACTTTAAAAGTACCTAGCGAGAGAGATCTTGTCGTACAATCAAATGCCAATCCGATTGAAAATAATGTCCCCAAATCTAATTCAAAATCCGATGCAGCCCCTAAGAATAAATCATCTAAGAAGGTTACTCCGAATAACTTTCCTTCGAATGTCAAAAGTTTGTTATCGACTGGCATGCTCGACGGGGTTCCTGTGAAATACGTTTCATGGTCAAGGGAG AAAACTCTTAAAGGATCAATTAAGGGAAGTACGTATCTATGCGGGTGCCAGGATTGCAACTTCACTAAG GCTCTGAACGCTTATGAGTTTGAGCGCCATGCTAATTGCAAGACCAAGCACCCTAACAATCATATTTACTTCGAGAATGGGAAAACGGTCTATTCGGTTGTTCAGGAGCTGAAAAACACCCAGCAAGAGATGCTATTTGATGCAATCCAAATTGTGACTGGTACTCCGATTAATCAGAAGAATTTTCGTACCTGGAAAG CATCATATCAAGCTGCTACTCATGAACTTCAGCGCATCTATGGGAAGGATGAGATCGTCAGGCAATCTTGA